The window CCTACTCTAGAGATAAAACAGAGTCCATTACTTGAGAAACAACACAAATGAGGGAAGGCAGGGTTGGAAATGATACATAATTGCttcacaaataaattatagcTAACGGCTAAccacaccaaaaaaaataggttgTCATATCATAATGGCATTACATGCAAAGATGCACTCGCCATGCTTTATCTTTTCAATATGCCTCAATAGCACCTCTCTAATAagatactagtactatttatttcaTTGTAATTGGTTGTACATAGTCAATTATCAGGAAAACAGGACTAGACCAAGAGTAAAAGCAAATAACATACGCATAGCATCTCGACTAGCAGATTCTTCACTCCATCCAGGGAGATGCATTTTAGCATTTCCTTTCCATGCTTCCTCAAAACGAGGTAGTTCATCTGAGCAAGAAGACAAACACATTTGTTAAGACAAAAAGGGGGGAAACAGAAAAGGAATAAGTATCCATGTTATATAATGCTCGTGTAGTGCCTTGGTTGATATTGTGCAGAGTCTGCATTGTATCTACATGTCCATCTGATTTCAGTTTCCGGGTGACAGAATGACCCTGAAGTATGATCCAAATTCAAAAAAGAGATGTCAAATCAGGATATGTCCAGAAAAATACTATACAGGAGTAACAGGACAGGAAAAAATTAGCATTGATACCTTGTTGTGGATGGCCCTTCCGACTCTATGAGTTGCTTGACGAGTTGATGAATCAGCTTCTTTGAATTCTTCATAGGTCAACTAGATTCAAAAGGTCcaaattcattaaaatgaGAACAACCCTAGTCCAATGAAAACATTAAAAAGGAAGATGGGTTCAGTGTAAAGTTAAAGCTTACTCCATCACTCCCTGTTCTCCTAGTACTAGATGTGGTGTAGAATGCACCATTAGCACCGCCATAAGAAACACTGGAACTTTGAAAAGTGAAGCTATTCACTCCAGGCTGCATCCTTCCATGTTGCATCTGGTTCATATCATTCCAGTGAGCAAGATGCTTGCTCTTTTTCTCTAcaagaaatgaagaacaaaaCAGGAGATATTAGGACCAACCAGTCTAATCACCACATACACCTCAGATGTTGCAACACAAAGCTCACCACTCACCAGTAGCTTCATCATCAGGGTCCTCCACAATGGGCTCCTTGCTCGATCTTCCATGTTTTCTAggattctctctcttcatctctccaCTCTCCTTCTCATCCTCTTCGTCGTCAGAGTTCAGCTCCTCAATCACCGGTCCCCTAGACATCACTGGTCCCCTTGACAGGTTAGGCTGCTGGGGTAGGCTGGGTGGCGGGTGTTGGAGGAATCCAGAAGTGTGGGAATTCATAAATGGACCTCCATTAGAGCCAAAAGGGCTCGACTGAAACATTCCCCCAAAGGGGCTCGACTGAAACATTCCCCCAAAGGGACTCCTGAAAATGGGATCGTCAAATGGATCCCTTCCCCCAAAAAATTCAGAAATCATACTCCTTTGACGTCCAAAGCCACCAAAAGGGTCCCCAAAACCACCAAAAGGGTCCCCAAAGCCACCAAAAGGGTCTCTACCTCCCTGCATTTCTACAAGCTAGCTCCCTGAAAAAAGCGAATGAAATTACAACAATTAGGAATGACAGATAAACCTTTCCGAAATTATGATAAGCAATAACCCTGTCTAAATAACTTTAACAAGTACAAGACACCTTCACTTCAGATTCCAATTTACTCCAACAGATACTCAGATAGGGCTACCAACGAATGTTATAGTTTCAGCAAACATGAAACATTATTACCAAGGGCAAAAGATCATGAAAGGAACAACCAATAAATCTCAGAGCTTGATAAAGTTACATCCAGCTCAAAACAACAATCCTACACAAGGCGTTTTAAATATatcttgttttaaaaatcactCATATTCTTCGATTAATAATCTTTTTAGGCGATCATTATCAAGATAATATTCGCCCCTGGGAAGCAATCGACTAGAAAACCACGCATAAATATCTATACAACAGCTGAAATTTAGATGATTACACCTATAATCATCAAAGCATTAAATCACCCAGAAATTCGAAAGAAAAACATTAAGGGCAATTAACTGACACAAACTATCGATCGCACCCATATAAACATAGTCCAACCATTACTTTGGGGAAGAAGACAAGGAATATACCTAATTTGATAGCGTAAAAGAGATTGACGAACTTCGATTCTGCAGATTTGAGGAGTAATTGAATTTGAGGAGAATCGAAGTAGATAGATGAGAGAAGTTTCTGGTAGGCCCAAAAAGAATATCGCGCTATGCTTTATCCAGCCCATTATTTATGGtaagtactagtagtactatacttttgtaaatttattgttcaataatttttttttatttgcaaatgtgttgtagtagtatgatttaaagtttttattaaatggaTTCAAAAGCTTAGATATCTATTAATTACCCTACCAGGCTAATTCAcatacaatttaatttattttaatgctgACTAATTGCAGTTTAATCTATGTAGGTTTTACGTATTTAATGTAGTATAtggatattatttttacttcacgatatttttaaacttGTTTCATAGTATACGAATTTTTAACTTGTTTCTAAAAGCACGTTTAGC is drawn from Salvia hispanica cultivar TCC Black 2014 chromosome 6, UniMelb_Shisp_WGS_1.0, whole genome shotgun sequence and contains these coding sequences:
- the LOC125196728 gene encoding uncharacterized protein LOC125196728 — its product is MQGGRDPFGGFGDPFGGFGDPFGGFGRQRSMISEFFGGRDPFDDPIFRSPFGGMFQSSPFGGMFQSSPFGSNGGPFMNSHTSGFLQHPPPSLPQQPNLSRGPVMSRGPVIEELNSDDEEDEKESGEMKRENPRKHGRSSKEPIVEDPDDEATEKKSKHLAHWNDMNQMQHGRMQPGVNSFTFQSSSVSYGGANGAFYTTSSTRRTGSDGLTYEEFKEADSSTRQATHRVGRAIHNKGHSVTRKLKSDGHVDTMQTLHNINQDELPRFEEAWKGNAKMHLPGWSEESASRDAMRSARIGDRGGWALPSVGSSNNAGSTKTAAEGLPQHSGRAKPDVGNGSGSSSRVRTHRAGSGHQNNTYY